The following are encoded together in the Coffea arabica cultivar ET-39 chromosome 1c, Coffea Arabica ET-39 HiFi, whole genome shotgun sequence genome:
- the LOC140005260 gene encoding uncharacterized protein translates to MAAPPSSSGEGSPCPVGIGRSFADVVASKSGVGFQEKSFALLPSSMASRVKAVVSTHRGEPAVTFDMVDIERVATPFQFAHVLIRLTTEADYYRIWARGIWYFKEVPMRVFKWSIDFHVDRETSVVPVWFALPKLPVHLFHKECLFPIVACLGQPLCVDAATAQGTRPNMARVCVEVDLMKELPSRVWISFGERLGFWQPLVPENLPRYCGHCFHQGHNDAECRLKHPELKPEPSRGGKSRGMQRFQPRELLASGRETAMVSGADKERTGGGPLLAVGHEVGAVALEVPLVHRQVAGLEGPVDGFTVERQQAQGEIADFAAAHGSGGVEVLPAQQAEEVFVHGDGVGTAGQVQEVGEAEGGEQTLAAAAELVEHTVGAAADKIIADLAERVATEAADGEEEGSLAHAGLLTRASSDVPSGDLSLLDDDGQQGTGTETHRLAMTLNLGQVAVLEQGGRKAKGRGIRVAAPSDRELRLLLVGVCEPKLSKCEADSIRQKLNFDYVVCNASGELWVFFSSPVGGQCMRDERQRLWEGLLQDKPGQGPWCVVGDFNLIISGSEKKGGRQFRLAEGLELSQFMNEEGYLMQVSQVFGDVFENVRKGEAAVAEAEMRVQVDFSDEAHLELQQVQANLNRQSAIEEQFWSQKARVKWLQHGDRNSRYFHSVVKQRRFQSRIHKIQDSEGGWVMDDEGIGREAVRFFSNLFSADPVADFHLLDVIPNLGDEINNTRLEEVPSLEEVKGVVFGMDGDSTAGPDGFSGKFFTVAWEVVAHDVYKAVVSFFCGAELPRFITATSIVLLPKVMNPKDFTQFRPISVSNFLNKVISRILVARLSSVLPRIISTQQSGFVKGQSIADNYLLAQELMSDMGRKCRGGNLALKLDMAKAYDRVSWPFLIAVLRRFGFGERFIDMV, encoded by the exons ATGGCTGCTCCTCCCTCTTCCTCGGGGGAGGGGTCACCTTGTCCGGTTGGCATTGGTCGGTCCTTTGCTGATGTGGTGGCCTCCAAATCTGGGGTGGGTTTCCAGGAAAAATCGTTTGCTTTGTTGCCGTCGTCAATGGCGTCACGGGTAAAGGCTGTGGTTTCTACCCACAGAGGAGAACCTGCAGTGACCTTCGACATGGTGGACATTGAACGTGTTGCGACTCCGTTCCAATTCGC GCATGTCTTGATTCGGTTGACAACTGAGGCTGACTACTACAGAATCTGGGCTAGGGGTATTTGGTATTTCAAAGAGGTTCCCATGAGAGTGTTCAAGTGGTCAATTGATTTTCACGTGGATAGGGAGACCTCTGTCGTTCCAGTTTGGTTTGCGTTGCCGAAATTGCCGGTGCATCTTTTTCATAAGGAATGCCTATTCCCCATTGTGGCTTGTTTGGGACAGCCCTTATGCGTGGATGCTGCTACCGCACAGGGGACAAGACCTAACATGGCCAGGGTATGTGTTGAAgttgatttgatgaaggaaCTTCCGTCCCGGGTATGGATTTCTTTTGGTGAGCGACTTGGTTTCTGGCAGCCCTTGGTACCAGAGAACTTACCCAGATATTGCGGGCATTGCTTTCATCAGGGCCATAATGATGCCGAGTGCAGATTGAAGCATCCGGAATTGAAGCCAGAGCCCTCAAGAGGAGGGAAGTCGCGGGGGATGCAAAGGTTCCAGCCGAGGGAGCTTTTGGCTTCGGGAAGAGAGACAGCAATGGTGAGTGGAGCAGACAAAGAGAGAACGGGAGGGGGACCCTTGCTGGCTGTGGGCCACGAGGTGGGGGCAGTGGCTTTGGAGGTACCATTGGTCCATCGCCAGGTAGCTGGGTTGGAGGGGCCTGTCGATGGCTTCACAGTGGAGCGACAACAGGCGCAGGGTGAAATAGCTGATTTTGCTGCTGCCCATGGGTCGGGTGGTGTGGAAGTGTTGCCTGCGCAGCAAGCTGAGGAGGTGTTCGTGCATGGAGATGGTGTTGGGACAGCAGGGCAGGTGCAGGAGGTAGGGGAGGCAGAGGGGGGTGAGCAGACCTTGGCAGCTGCGGCAGAGTTAGTGGAGCACACTGTGGGTGCGGCGGCAGACAAGATCATTGCGGACCTTGCGGAAAGGGTGGCGACCGAAGCGGCGGATGGGGAGGAGGAAGGCAGTCTTGCGCATGCGGGGTTGTTGACTAGAGCCTCGTCGGATGTCCCATCTGGTGACCTGTCTCTGCTTGATGATGACGGACAGCAAGGTACGGGGACAGAAACGCATAGGTTAGCTATGACATTGAATCTTGGCCAGGTTGCCGTTCTTGAACAAGGTGGGAGGAAGGCGAAGGGGAGGGGGATACGGGTCGCGGCTCCGTCAGACAGGGAGTTAAG GCTGTTGCTAGTGGGTGTTTGTGAACCAAAATTGTCTAAGTGTGAAGCTGATTCAATTCGGCAGAAGTTGAATTTTGATTACGTAGTGTGTAATGCCTCTGGGGAGTTGTGGGTGTTTTTTAGTTCCCCGGTTGGTGGCCAG TGTATGAGGGATGAGCGCCAGCGGCTTTGGGAGGGGCTGTTACAGGATAAGCCTGGGCAGGGGCCTTGGTGCGTTGTGGGTGATTTTAATCTTATTATTTCCGGCAGTGAGAAGAAAGGAGGCAGGCAGTTTCGGCTGGCAGAGGGTCTTGAACTTTCTCAATTTATGAATGAGGAGGGGTATTTGATGCAGGTTTCTCAG GTTTTTGGAGATGTGTTTGAGAATGTTAGGAAGGGGGAAGCGGCAGTGGCGGAGGCAGAAATGCGGGTACAGGTTGATTTCTCTGACGAGGCTCACTTGGAGCTCCAGCAGGTGCAAGCTAACTTGAACCGGCAGTCAGCTATTGAGGAACAGTTTTGGAGTCAGAAGGCCAGGGTCAAGTGGCTACAGCACGGTGATCGGAATTCAAGATACTTTCACTCGGTGGTCAAGCAACGTCGGTTTCAATCCAGAATTCACAAGATTCAGGACTCCGAGGGAGGATGGGTAATGGATGATGAGGGGATTGGAAGGGAAGCGGTCCGattttttagtaatttgttcTCGGCTGACCCTGTGGCCGACTTTCACCTCCTGGATGTTATCCCTAATCTTGGGGATGAGATTAATAACACGAGGTTGGAAGAGGTTCCTTCTTTGGAGGAGGTGAAGGGGGTGGTCTTTGGGATGGATGGTGATAGTACCGCTGGGCCAGACGGGTTCTCAGGGAAGTTCTTTACGGTGGCCTGGGAGGTAGTGGCTCATGATGTGTACAAGGCGGTTGTGAGTTTCTTCTGTGGTGCTGAATTGCCTCGTTTCATTACAGCTACGTCTATTGTCCTGTTACCCAAGGTCATGAACCCTAAGGATTTTACTCAATTTCGTCCTATTAGTGTGagtaattttttgaataaagttATTTCTCGAATTTTGGTGGCAAGGTTGTCTAGTGTTTTACCTCGGATCATTTCTACCCAACAAAGTGGGTTTGTTAAGGGGCAATCAATTGCGGATAATTATCTGCTGGCTCAGGAGCTGATGTCGGATATGGGAAGGAAGTGTCGGGGGGGCAATTTGGCCCTGAAACTAGACATGGCGAAGGCTTATGATCGGGTTTCTTGGCCATTTCTTATTGCAGTTCTGCGGAGGTTTGGCTTTGGTGAAAGATTCATTGACATGGTATAG